A window of the Butyricimonas virosa genome harbors these coding sequences:
- a CDS encoding SusC/RagA family TonB-linked outer membrane protein, whose amino-acid sequence MKKKRLIRSFDLLKRYKKNLMMMKCCIVFVFLFSLNLSANVYSQKNMVSLDLSDVSVEQFVKAVKQQTEQRFMYNSKLVNKAGKVSVKVKDMELEEVLKMVLEKVNLEFEFYNNVILIRAKGEQPAMQEKRLIKGIVKDDKGLPLPGVTVLVKGTMTGVATDIDGKFELQSDRDTPVVLVFSFVGMKNKEITVGAQQQEVNVVLESEAENLDEVIVTGYQKISKERATGSFSVVTAKDYKGKMETDIMSRIEGLVTGLVNYNKQVSIRGVSTVYGNRDPLYVVDGVPYEGKIEAINPADVENISVLKDATAASIYGARAANGVIVITTRTGKSGKTRITYDGSVKFKPLPDLDYLKLMNSSQLVDLQVEGFEYYHTPYDNLNKRNALNEVTELLYMAEQGQIGETELQQKLNEYRNSNNKNQIKDQFLRTAITHQHNLSLTGGTEKNNYLISLNYYGNNPYEKNRSDERIGFTLKENVKFFDWLSADFGVIGSFTKDSGKNGFDDINSAGDRRTTELSLYTGGISYQMLRNDDGSPREWRKNKSDYELDRLESLGLLNERYIPLEELDRKHYKDKSSYYRLQVGFNVKIMEGLTVDLRYQTENTQIKDRQLYDKDSYYVRNMVNDATTVDAKTGEIIQNIPSGGQLLQLEEDIYSYTMRGQVNFNRIFKEIHSVVALAGAERRLIRDTKTSVYKMGYDDHSLSYKPVNPNEMSPISGTEALSGSYNWVDWDWNYFEQDEDRYVSFYGNASYTYNNRYSVNGSIRVDQSNLFGTDPKYQYRPLWSVGASWFMASEEFMQNVKWVDRLNLRLTYGINGNVSKESGPYLTVEDYGYNNWTGDFSNNIKSPPNPELRWEKTAVTNIGVDFSILNSRLNGTIDYYIRKSTDLLGNRDTDPTLGWSSLKVNYGSLNNKGIEVALGSINISKPNFEWRTNLNFSYNKNKITKMKHSGTTVFSYVQGVVHTKGRPMYSLFSYKDAGLNPENGAPLVYDKDGKKVSNVGSIDELKYSGTTRPPYTASLINRFRYKGLSLSFMFIYNGGHVLRDEISPYLTGSVTSNISKKAMNHWKKPGDEKIKGIAPAMNRNASYTLKQVWYALDTHVIKGDYIKLRDVTLTYDLPKEWIRKFSLENMSVNCQVSNLWRWVANDSDLDPEAYTTTGYGWGSRTLPVPTTCTLGVSVTF is encoded by the coding sequence ATGAAAAAAAAGCGATTAATTAGGTCTTTTGATCTATTAAAAAGGTACAAGAAAAATTTAATGATGATGAAATGTTGTATCGTATTTGTTTTCTTGTTCAGTTTAAATCTGTCTGCGAACGTTTATTCGCAGAAGAATATGGTGTCTCTCGATTTATCGGATGTATCCGTGGAACAGTTCGTGAAGGCGGTAAAACAACAGACGGAACAGCGTTTCATGTATAATTCGAAATTGGTGAATAAGGCAGGGAAAGTTTCTGTGAAGGTGAAAGACATGGAACTAGAAGAGGTTTTGAAAATGGTGCTGGAGAAGGTGAATCTGGAGTTTGAATTTTATAATAACGTTATCTTGATTCGGGCTAAGGGGGAGCAACCTGCCATGCAGGAAAAACGGTTGATAAAAGGTATTGTGAAAGATGATAAAGGACTACCGCTACCGGGGGTTACCGTGTTGGTGAAAGGGACGATGACGGGTGTTGCTACCGATATTGACGGGAAGTTTGAGTTACAGAGTGATAGGGATACGCCTGTCGTGTTGGTTTTTTCATTCGTGGGCATGAAGAATAAAGAGATCACGGTGGGGGCGCAACAGCAAGAGGTGAACGTGGTGCTGGAATCGGAGGCGGAGAATTTAGATGAGGTCATTGTTACCGGATACCAGAAGATCTCGAAGGAACGAGCTACCGGATCGTTTTCCGTGGTGACTGCAAAAGATTACAAGGGAAAGATGGAGACGGATATTATGTCCCGGATCGAGGGATTGGTAACAGGTTTAGTGAATTATAACAAGCAGGTGAGTATTCGAGGTGTATCTACGGTTTACGGGAATCGTGATCCCTTGTACGTGGTGGACGGGGTTCCTTACGAGGGGAAAATAGAGGCTATTAACCCGGCGGATGTGGAGAATATTTCCGTGTTGAAAGATGCTACGGCGGCTTCAATCTATGGAGCCCGTGCGGCTAACGGGGTGATCGTGATCACGACTCGGACCGGGAAAAGTGGTAAGACTAGAATAACTTATGACGGTAGTGTGAAGTTTAAACCACTTCCAGATTTAGATTACCTGAAATTGATGAATAGTTCCCAGTTGGTGGATTTGCAGGTGGAAGGGTTCGAGTATTATCATACTCCCTATGATAACTTGAATAAGAGGAATGCTCTGAATGAGGTAACGGAGTTGTTATATATGGCAGAGCAGGGGCAGATCGGAGAGACCGAGTTACAACAGAAATTGAACGAGTACCGGAATTCGAATAACAAGAATCAAATTAAGGATCAATTTCTGAGAACGGCAATCACGCACCAGCATAACTTGTCGCTCACGGGAGGAACGGAGAAAAATAATTACTTGATTTCATTGAATTATTACGGTAATAATCCTTACGAGAAGAATCGTAGTGACGAGAGAATCGGTTTCACATTGAAAGAAAACGTGAAGTTTTTTGATTGGTTGTCGGCAGATTTTGGCGTGATCGGTAGCTTCACGAAGGATAGCGGGAAAAATGGTTTTGATGATATAAATTCAGCAGGAGATCGGAGGACCACGGAGTTGTCTTTGTACACGGGAGGAATTTCTTACCAGATGTTGAGAAATGATGACGGAAGTCCCCGGGAATGGAGAAAGAATAAATCGGATTACGAGTTGGATCGCTTGGAGAGTCTTGGTTTGTTGAACGAGAGATATATTCCGTTAGAGGAGTTGGATCGCAAACATTATAAGGACAAATCTTCTTATTATCGGTTGCAGGTAGGTTTTAACGTGAAGATTATGGAGGGATTGACCGTGGATTTGAGATACCAGACGGAGAATACCCAGATTAAGGATAGACAGTTGTATGATAAGGATTCTTATTATGTGAGGAATATGGTAAATGATGCGACCACGGTAGATGCTAAAACTGGAGAAATTATACAGAATATTCCTTCCGGTGGACAACTGTTACAATTAGAGGAAGACATTTACTCTTACACGATGAGGGGACAAGTGAACTTTAACCGGATATTTAAGGAAATACATAGCGTGGTAGCCTTGGCAGGTGCGGAACGTAGGTTGATTCGAGATACCAAGACAAGTGTTTACAAGATGGGATATGATGATCACAGCCTTAGTTATAAACCTGTTAATCCTAATGAAATGAGTCCGATAAGTGGAACGGAAGCTCTTTCCGGTTCTTATAATTGGGTGGATTGGGATTGGAATTATTTTGAGCAAGACGAAGATCGTTATGTTTCTTTCTATGGTAATGCATCTTACACGTATAATAATCGTTATTCCGTTAACGGGAGTATTCGTGTGGATCAATCCAATTTATTTGGTACAGATCCGAAGTACCAGTATCGTCCGTTGTGGTCTGTTGGAGCCAGTTGGTTTATGGCATCAGAGGAGTTTATGCAAAATGTAAAGTGGGTCGATCGACTGAATTTGCGTTTGACTTATGGAATAAACGGTAATGTGTCGAAAGAATCCGGACCTTACTTGACAGTGGAGGATTACGGTTATAATAATTGGACGGGGGATTTTAGTAATAATATTAAAAGTCCACCTAACCCGGAATTGCGTTGGGAAAAGACAGCTGTTACGAATATCGGTGTAGATTTTTCGATTTTGAATTCGAGGTTAAACGGTACGATAGATTACTATATTCGCAAGAGTACGGATTTGCTGGGAAATCGAGATACGGATCCGACGTTAGGATGGAGCAGTTTGAAGGTGAATTACGGTAGTTTGAATAATAAGGGTATTGAAGTGGCGCTAGGAAGTATCAATATTTCAAAGCCTAATTTTGAGTGGCGGACTAATTTGAATTTTTCGTACAATAAGAATAAAATAACTAAGATGAAACATAGTGGTACCACGGTATTTTCTTACGTGCAAGGAGTGGTACACACGAAGGGGCGTCCGATGTATAGTTTGTTCAGTTACAAGGATGCGGGACTTAATCCTGAAAATGGGGCTCCGTTGGTATATGACAAGGATGGCAAGAAAGTATCAAATGTCGGCTCTATAGATGAATTGAAGTATTCGGGAACGACACGTCCACCTTACACGGCTTCTTTAATTAATAGATTTAGATACAAGGGATTGAGTTTGTCATTTATGTTTATATATAATGGTGGGCACGTGTTGAGAGACGAGATTTCTCCTTATTTAACGGGTAGCGTCACGAGCAATATCTCTAAAAAAGCGATGAACCATTGGAAAAAACCGGGAGACGAGAAAATCAAAGGTATTGCGCCGGCTATGAACAGAAATGCTTCTTATACGTTAAAGCAAGTATGGTATGCGCTTGATACGCATGTTATTAAAGGAGACTATATCAAGTTGCGTGACGTGACGTTAACTTACGATTTACCGAAAGAATGGATTCGAAAGTTTAGCTTGGAAAATATGTCCGTGAATTGTCAGGTTAGTAATTTATGGCGTTGGGTGGCTAACGACAGTGATCTTGATCCGGAAGCATACACGACAACCGGTTACGGTTGGGGAAGTAGAACCTTGCCGGTTCCGACAACATGTACATTAGGAGTATCAGTAACTTTCTAA
- a CDS encoding Nramp family divalent metal transporter, producing MFKQFKELLNTAKHTPKLGGLEIFKYIGPGLLVTVGFIDPGNWASNLAAGAEFGYSLLWMVTLSTIMLIVLQHNVAHLGIASGLCLSEAASEYLKPRYAKGILYSAMLASISTSLAEILGGAIALQMLFNIPIRAGSILVLIFVVIMLFTNTYRVIEKWIIAFVSIIGLSFIYELSLVEIDWNTALPAWVTPAFPEGSMVVIMSVLGAVVMPHNLFLHSEVIQSRQWNIQDDKIIKKQLRYEYADTILSMVIGWAINSAMILLAAAAFFGTGTPVTELEQANSLLAPLLGNNASVIFAVALLFAGISSTITSGMAAGSIFAGIYKEPYDIKDSHSRIGVLTSLIIAFALIMVVSNPFQGLIYSQMALSVQLPITIFTQVYLTSSSKVMGKYKNSTYTKWLLYVIGGIVTLLNVMLLISFL from the coding sequence ATGTTTAAACAATTCAAGGAACTACTAAATACAGCAAAACACACTCCCAAGCTCGGGGGATTGGAAATATTCAAATACATCGGTCCCGGTCTATTAGTCACCGTGGGCTTCATTGATCCGGGAAACTGGGCCTCCAACCTGGCTGCCGGAGCAGAATTCGGTTATTCACTATTATGGATGGTCACCCTGTCCACGATCATGCTGATCGTGTTGCAGCATAACGTGGCTCACTTGGGGATTGCCTCCGGTCTGTGCCTTTCGGAAGCCGCCAGCGAGTACCTGAAACCCCGGTATGCCAAAGGTATTCTCTACTCGGCTATGCTCGCCTCCATCTCCACCTCTCTAGCCGAAATACTAGGTGGAGCCATTGCCCTGCAAATGTTATTCAACATCCCGATCCGGGCAGGATCAATACTCGTATTAATTTTCGTGGTTATCATGTTGTTCACCAATACCTACCGGGTGATCGAGAAATGGATTATCGCCTTCGTTTCCATCATCGGCTTATCGTTCATCTACGAGCTTTCCCTAGTGGAAATCGATTGGAACACAGCCCTACCCGCATGGGTCACCCCTGCTTTCCCCGAAGGTTCCATGGTTGTTATTATGAGCGTACTCGGGGCCGTGGTCATGCCCCACAATCTATTCCTCCACTCCGAGGTCATCCAAAGCCGTCAGTGGAATATACAAGACGATAAAATCATCAAAAAGCAACTACGCTACGAATATGCCGACACGATCCTCTCCATGGTGATCGGTTGGGCCATCAACAGCGCCATGATTCTACTGGCCGCTGCCGCATTCTTCGGAACCGGAACACCCGTCACGGAACTGGAACAAGCCAATTCCCTGCTGGCGCCGTTACTTGGGAATAATGCCTCCGTGATCTTTGCCGTGGCCCTCCTGTTTGCCGGAATTTCCTCTACAATTACCTCTGGAATGGCTGCCGGCTCCATTTTCGCTGGAATATACAAGGAGCCTTACGACATCAAGGACAGTCATTCCCGCATCGGTGTGCTAACTTCCCTGATCATCGCTTTCGCCCTGATCATGGTGGTATCGAATCCTTTCCAAGGGTTGATTTACTCGCAGATGGCTCTAAGCGTACAGTTACCGATCACCATTTTCACGCAAGTTTACCTCACCTCCTCGTCCAAGGTCATGGGGAAATACAAAAACTCTACTTACACGAAATGGCTCTTATACGTGATCGGGGGAATTGTCACCTTACTGAACGTCATGCTACTTATCAGTTTTTTATAG
- a CDS encoding TlpA disulfide reductase family protein — MRTGVFSLILFVTFACTSKQRVITVEAKGLNTDKLYLCEVISEYRGIHQAVDSAVLKDGKFVFNLQEEIPPELYFIGDSPWHGGYVFLDGNDIKLTLEDVTEEQMCWEVKGSPLNEVYRRFEKVLYDETFGQIKDSLNALFYEARERQDREEMARIKNESMPYYDEGVKRERMFVDSYIQENKANPLGIYLYYSRVFQRKDFPTEEEIAAEREYIQSFGEMAKVSSSFMKMEQQLSRYENCAIGHEAPEIVGKGTLGNELKLSDLRGNYVLVDFWNSYCHWCREETPALKRALEHFAGKNFKILGVSFDRVKKLWMDAIHEDGSYWDHLMLEKGDDVMERYCIKGIPHIILVGPDGKILAKELRGQDLIDVPDQFVK; from the coding sequence ATGAGAACAGGTGTTTTTAGTTTGATTCTTTTTGTGACGTTTGCCTGCACCTCAAAGCAGAGGGTGATTACAGTAGAGGCGAAAGGCTTAAATACGGATAAATTATATTTGTGTGAGGTGATCAGTGAATATAGAGGGATTCATCAAGCGGTAGATTCTGCTGTACTGAAAGATGGTAAGTTCGTTTTTAACCTGCAGGAAGAGATACCCCCGGAGTTGTATTTTATCGGGGATTCCCCGTGGCATGGTGGATATGTTTTTCTGGATGGTAATGATATAAAATTGACATTGGAGGATGTGACCGAAGAACAGATGTGCTGGGAGGTAAAAGGTTCCCCGTTGAATGAGGTTTATAGGAGATTCGAGAAAGTTTTGTACGATGAAACATTCGGGCAAATAAAAGATTCTCTGAACGCCCTGTTTTATGAGGCTCGTGAACGGCAGGACCGGGAGGAAATGGCTCGTATTAAGAACGAGTCCATGCCTTATTACGATGAGGGTGTGAAAAGAGAGCGGATGTTCGTCGATTCGTATATTCAAGAGAATAAAGCTAATCCGTTGGGAATATATCTTTATTATAGTCGGGTATTTCAGCGGAAAGATTTCCCCACGGAAGAAGAGATTGCAGCGGAGAGGGAATATATCCAGAGTTTTGGTGAAATGGCAAAAGTTTCCTCTTCTTTCATGAAGATGGAGCAACAATTGTCTCGGTACGAGAATTGTGCGATAGGACACGAGGCTCCCGAAATTGTAGGGAAGGGCACGTTAGGAAATGAATTGAAGTTAAGTGATCTGCGTGGAAATTACGTGCTGGTTGATTTTTGGAACTCGTATTGTCACTGGTGTCGGGAGGAAACACCGGCATTGAAACGGGCCCTGGAGCATTTTGCCGGGAAGAATTTCAAAATACTGGGTGTGTCTTTTGATCGGGTGAAGAAACTTTGGATGGATGCTATTCACGAGGATGGTAGTTATTGGGATCATCTGATGTTGGAGAAAGGGGATGATGTGATGGAGCGCTATTGCATCAAGGGAATTCCCCATATCATACTGGTTGGGCCGGACGGGAAGATTCTGGCCAAGGAGTTGAGGGGGCAGGATTTGATAGACGTGCCGGATCAATTTGTGAAGTAA
- a CDS encoding RagB/SusD family nutrient uptake outer membrane protein: MRNKIYLFLLCFTGCFVSCDSFLDLQPKGIVIPRYYEDYEKLINYAQLLKASDSYPNFMTDDVYLPDDGNVNFNDLEVPNRNLYTFQAEIFGDAETDGLWEYSYNRIYYYNTIIEGVMEVEDVTLDKKRSLRAEALVGRAFEYLTLVNAYANHYDKNTAATDPGVPLMLDKEINKSNLERATVQQVYDQILIDLDTAALYLPSKQKTAYRASKPVGLGMLARMYLYMGEYNEALKYAKLSLAENSSLLDLKNYSVVDPDKSIGRINVPYGADNPEHIYIRLAPWTFGFSGTAFGSDELVALYDHDNDMRFKLFFSNYAWGVNYDHYLWLPYIYANMAMSVPEVILIAAECEARVGSKDQAMLYLDQLLEYRIVGYQPQTAATNQEALDKVLAERRKEMCMLGCTRVIDLKRLNREPRYAKTITHVANGQTFTLEPNSPRYIFPIPPKVLSFNPNMQPNER, translated from the coding sequence ATGAGAAACAAGATATATTTATTTTTACTGTGTTTTACGGGATGTTTTGTCTCGTGTGATAGTTTTTTGGATCTTCAGCCGAAAGGAATAGTTATCCCGAGATATTACGAGGATTACGAGAAATTGATTAATTACGCTCAATTACTGAAGGCTTCCGATTCGTACCCGAATTTTATGACGGATGATGTCTATTTACCGGATGACGGGAATGTGAATTTTAACGATCTAGAAGTACCTAATCGGAATTTGTACACGTTCCAAGCGGAGATATTCGGGGATGCAGAAACAGATGGTTTGTGGGAATATTCGTACAACCGGATTTATTATTATAACACGATTATCGAGGGGGTGATGGAAGTGGAAGATGTTACGTTGGATAAAAAACGTTCCCTGCGTGCTGAGGCATTGGTGGGAAGGGCGTTTGAATATCTTACTTTGGTAAATGCGTATGCGAATCATTATGACAAGAATACGGCAGCGACAGATCCTGGTGTGCCTCTGATGCTGGATAAGGAAATCAATAAATCCAACTTGGAGAGAGCAACAGTACAACAGGTGTACGATCAGATATTGATAGATTTGGATACGGCAGCTCTTTATTTGCCGAGTAAACAGAAAACGGCCTACCGGGCTTCCAAGCCTGTGGGACTGGGAATGTTAGCCCGGATGTACTTGTACATGGGAGAGTATAACGAGGCGCTGAAATATGCCAAACTTTCTTTGGCAGAAAATAGTTCTTTACTTGATTTAAAGAATTATTCCGTGGTTGATCCGGATAAAAGTATCGGTCGTATAAATGTTCCTTATGGTGCGGATAACCCGGAGCATATTTATATTCGACTGGCCCCGTGGACGTTTGGTTTTTCCGGGACAGCCTTCGGTTCGGACGAGTTGGTAGCTTTGTACGATCATGATAATGACATGAGGTTTAAACTTTTCTTCTCCAATTATGCTTGGGGTGTGAATTATGACCATTACTTGTGGTTGCCTTATATTTATGCAAATATGGCGATGTCCGTGCCTGAAGTTATCCTGATAGCGGCAGAGTGTGAAGCTCGTGTGGGAAGTAAGGATCAGGCGATGCTTTATCTGGATCAGTTGTTGGAGTATAGGATTGTAGGGTATCAGCCACAAACGGCGGCCACGAATCAAGAGGCGTTGGATAAGGTATTGGCAGAAAGACGGAAAGAGATGTGTATGTTGGGATGTACGAGAGTGATTGATTTGAAACGTTTGAACCGGGAGCCTCGTTATGCCAAAACGATTACTCACGTGGCTAATGGTCAAACTTTCACGTTGGAACCCAATAGTCCGAGATACATATTCCCGATACCGCCGAAAGTATTGAGTTTTAATCCGAATATGCAACCGAATGAACGGTAG
- a CDS encoding FecR family protein gives MKLDLYRVVELFRKSFSISLSDREKEELDDVLQDDYLKEAYDQLSDETFVLDKFREFDIYEYRPAFNKLKVYRHHTLVRRWITWSSSVAAVLMLVFVFVYHWERQGKEQKLAEITQHIVHPGSNAAILKLTDGRTVEIGKQPLELKEAKGSVVKYENGRLSYSSGKEEAIKDVYNELIVPIGGECHVLLDDGTEVWLNAGSRLKYPVAFLGEKRKVIFSGEAFFEVKKDSRPFIVSMETGDVTVLGTSFGIRAYPGETDYTTLVTGKVCFQSKENESVILSPGEQAVLHLAGRLEKREVNVEEYVGWKDGLFVFRNETLSEIMKILGRWYGVNVIFLDDSLKELEYTGNLERYDSINTFLQLLKRLKEVHYEIKGNTVVLYK, from the coding sequence ATGAAATTAGATTTGTATAGGGTGGTGGAGTTATTTCGAAAATCTTTTTCGATTTCGCTTTCTGATAGGGAAAAGGAGGAGTTGGATGATGTTTTGCAAGATGATTATTTGAAAGAAGCGTATGATCAACTATCAGATGAAACTTTTGTGTTGGATAAATTTCGAGAATTTGATATCTATGAATATAGGCCGGCTTTTAATAAGTTAAAAGTTTACCGGCATCATACTCTGGTTCGTCGGTGGATCACGTGGAGTTCGTCGGTTGCTGCGGTCTTGATGCTAGTGTTTGTGTTTGTTTATCATTGGGAACGTCAGGGTAAGGAGCAGAAGTTAGCGGAAATAACGCAGCATATAGTGCATCCCGGAAGCAATGCGGCTATATTGAAATTGACAGATGGGCGAACAGTCGAGATCGGTAAGCAACCATTGGAGCTAAAAGAGGCGAAGGGAAGTGTGGTGAAATACGAAAATGGACGTCTTTCGTATTCTTCAGGGAAGGAAGAAGCTATAAAAGATGTTTATAATGAATTGATTGTGCCTATTGGTGGTGAATGTCATGTTCTTTTGGATGATGGAACAGAAGTTTGGTTGAATGCGGGTTCCCGATTGAAGTACCCGGTGGCTTTCCTTGGAGAAAAAAGGAAGGTGATATTTTCAGGAGAGGCTTTTTTCGAAGTGAAGAAAGATTCCCGTCCTTTTATCGTAAGCATGGAAACAGGTGATGTTACTGTATTGGGAACTTCCTTTGGAATCAGGGCTTATCCCGGAGAAACGGATTACACGACGTTAGTGACGGGAAAGGTTTGTTTCCAGTCGAAAGAGAATGAAAGTGTGATTTTATCACCGGGAGAACAAGCCGTGCTTCACTTGGCTGGTAGGTTGGAAAAAAGGGAGGTGAATGTAGAGGAATACGTGGGGTGGAAAGACGGTTTGTTTGTTTTTAGAAATGAAACTTTGTCGGAGATCATGAAAATCTTGGGACGGTGGTACGGGGTGAACGTGATTTTCTTGGATGACAGTTTGAAAGAACTGGAATACACGGGAAATCTGGAAAGGTATGATTCGATTAACACATTCTTACAACTATTGAAGCGTTTAAAAGAGGTTCATTATGAAATAAAAGGGAATACAGTTGTTTTGTATAAATAA
- a CDS encoding TlpA family protein disulfide reductase has product MKNIVYLFFVLFSCFSCSEKPITVHLKGQLKGMVPAEVMRYNGTASMIGDSRDILIHTDENGYFDTIIELKKSEYFSISRNTLYLTPGDDLELVITENNQEATFSGIGAEANNYMKKRLFPKGGSFLEAGRYVRADFVRTKVTVDSLAEERRNELAGLKKVSPEFKKMEEARITADVVNSYISYASYRKDVCFDWQAYQRATPEEQEKINEEQQKLRDAHLIAVAPELNRLYKTLTDTLFLNVAVVRDVLSYFGEDQYGWFEGIELPERTKELYEAADKVEALRQAITATTVNDAKDFIAKAKYQDVVTEVRHKADQAGKLVEGQPAIDIMMTDVDGNVKRLSDFRGKVIYMDLWATWCGPCIQESPFFETLSKKYEGKDIVFLPVSTDSRATTWKSYLKVHHKDLPQYISQDQALKDGWCVRYIPRFILIDRDFKIVNAYAPRPSEEGIEDLLNSIL; this is encoded by the coding sequence ATGAAAAATATTGTATATTTATTTTTTGTATTGTTTTCGTGTTTTTCTTGCTCGGAAAAACCGATCACGGTTCATTTAAAAGGTCAATTAAAGGGAATGGTTCCCGCAGAGGTGATGCGTTATAATGGGACGGCTTCCATGATTGGCGATAGTCGTGATATTTTGATACATACGGATGAAAATGGTTACTTTGACACGATTATCGAGTTGAAAAAGTCGGAGTATTTTTCTATCAGTCGGAATACGCTGTACCTGACGCCGGGGGATGACCTAGAACTCGTGATTACCGAGAATAACCAAGAGGCCACGTTTAGCGGGATTGGGGCCGAGGCGAATAATTACATGAAAAAGAGATTATTTCCGAAAGGCGGGTCTTTTCTGGAAGCGGGACGTTACGTGAGGGCCGATTTTGTCCGGACGAAAGTCACGGTGGATAGTTTAGCCGAGGAGCGTAGAAACGAGCTAGCCGGGTTGAAAAAGGTTTCACCCGAGTTCAAGAAAATGGAAGAGGCTCGGATCACTGCAGACGTGGTGAATAGTTATATCAGTTACGCATCATACCGGAAAGACGTTTGTTTTGATTGGCAGGCTTATCAACGGGCCACTCCGGAAGAACAGGAAAAAATCAATGAGGAACAACAAAAGTTACGAGATGCTCACTTGATAGCGGTTGCCCCGGAATTGAATCGGTTGTATAAAACATTGACAGATACGTTGTTTTTGAATGTTGCTGTCGTGAGAGACGTCCTTTCATATTTTGGAGAAGATCAATACGGTTGGTTCGAGGGTATCGAGTTACCGGAGAGAACGAAAGAACTTTATGAGGCGGCAGACAAGGTTGAAGCTTTACGTCAAGCGATTACAGCAACAACCGTGAATGACGCAAAAGATTTTATCGCGAAGGCAAAATATCAGGATGTGGTAACGGAAGTGCGGCATAAAGCTGATCAAGCGGGAAAGTTGGTGGAAGGTCAACCTGCCATAGATATTATGATGACGGATGTGGATGGTAACGTGAAACGTTTGAGTGATTTCCGGGGGAAGGTGATTTACATGGATTTGTGGGCAACATGGTGTGGACCTTGTATTCAAGAATCTCCATTTTTCGAAACGTTAAGTAAAAAATACGAGGGGAAAGACATCGTTTTCTTACCCGTGTCCACGGATAGCCGGGCTACGACGTGGAAATCCTATTTAAAAGTACATCATAAAGATTTACCACAATATATTTCGCAGGATCAAGCGTTAAAAGATGGTTGGTGTGTGAGGTATATTCCTCGTTTTATTTTGATTGACCGGGATTTTAAAATCGTGAATGCTTATGCTCCCCGTCCATCGGAAGAGGGAATTGAAGATTTATTGAATTCAATATTATAG
- a CDS encoding RNA polymerase sigma factor yields the protein MSIDFDSLLEGVNKKDMRAWEDLYAGYYAVLCSYVNNILRDRDQAQDIVQDVLVAVWKSSKQFGDMKELTSYLYRSCYNNALIYKRNVQIRKGIEQKIILEAEVEFSDEIFAITVRDELLRQLYCYIKELPDGAREIMELSVLGLSGPEIAEKLGITIHTVKTQKNRSFKYLREKLKDSVLLFLI from the coding sequence ATGTCAATAGATTTTGATTCATTACTAGAAGGCGTTAATAAAAAAGATATGCGGGCGTGGGAAGATCTTTATGCAGGGTATTATGCCGTGCTGTGTTCTTACGTGAACAATATCTTGCGAGACCGGGATCAAGCTCAGGATATCGTGCAGGATGTTTTGGTGGCTGTCTGGAAATCTTCCAAACAGTTTGGGGATATGAAGGAATTGACTTCTTATTTGTATCGCTCTTGTTATAACAATGCATTGATTTATAAGCGTAATGTTCAAATTCGTAAGGGAATAGAACAGAAAATCATTTTGGAGGCAGAAGTGGAATTTTCAGACGAAATTTTTGCTATTACCGTGAGGGATGAGTTATTGAGACAATTATATTGTTATATCAAGGAATTGCCGGATGGTGCCCGGGAAATAATGGAATTAAGTGTTTTGGGATTGTCCGGGCCTGAAATTGCAGAAAAGTTAGGGATCACGATTCATACGGTGAAAACACAGAAAAATCGAAGTTTCAAGTATTTACGAGAGAAGTTGAAAGATTCGGTTCTGTTGTTTTTAATTTAA